The genomic stretch ACCGTCATCGATATGATTACCTCGTAGAAGAACCCAAGGACTGCCACTCCCTGTGGGTCTGAGAGGGCCGTGGTCAGATCCGTGTAATGGTGCTTCATGTGAACAATGTGCAGCTGTCGAGACAAAAGGACTGAAGTTACCGCTTTTTCACAGTAAtcttttacagtgtgtgtagaATACTGTTGTAAATGGGGCCCGTAAGAAAAGTCACGATTGGATCAGTTTACAGCCCCATTGCAACATTTGTGGAGCATATTTCCTGCTCGAACAATACGCATATGATATCAGTTCAAGTTTCTCAGTTCTTTATCAAAAATGGGTCTTAAAGGACTTAATTGATAGATAAAGCTTTCACAACCAATCCAACAATCCCCACTTAGTAACAGAGGAAATTGGTGTACCCAAGTTTAATAGCCCAATCAGTATTTTTGGCTAGGATACGTCTGgtgatttttatatattgtataacaaattccacaaaaagacaacaattaaTGTATCCTACTAGCAAGTCTGTGTGTATATGGAGCtccattattttaaaaagacgttTAAAACAATAAGATATCAATATGCCACATCATCAGACTGGGTAACAGGTTCCTTTACTGCAGCAACACACTGgcagtgtgtttattttgagtcaGCCCTTCATTCACcatcctgctgctggaaatACTCACGAGCACGTCAAATCCGTGGCAGAAAATAGATCAAAACACAAATGCAGTATTTATGCCCATGCTAAAATTTCAATGTCCAGGGAgctattgaaaaaaaacaactatgtATTTGTGGCCTTCTTGTTTTAAAGATTTATGTCTTGAGTAAAGAATGAATGGACTTGAGGCTGGGAGCCATAGCCAGTGTAGAGAGGTCAGGAAGTATTGAAGGGCAGACTAATGCACTGTTTGTCTTGGTCTTTTAATAATGGGAAAAAATATAGAGCATCACCAGCCTTACcctttaaatgtacagtatattcacatacatattttaattgcTCAATTTATAGGGAAAGTCTGCCCTTTTATAATAGTTCAaattgttggtttgtttttttgttgggttTCCAGCTGCTAAGTGTTAGCAAACCTTCACCAGCTGCAGATGATAACTTGAAGACAGGATGAGTGTGTTTTGCATAGTAAGGTATACCTCCATGGGATACTGCTCCCCATCGATGGTGTGTTCGGAGCCAGGCCCTCCATTGCTGCCCCAGTGCAGGTGGAACTGCACAGCCTTGTAGCTGGTGGGCAAGTTTCCACCTGAGATGGTGCTCAGGATAGGAACTCCAACCTGAACTGGAGTGGGCACGCATGGGATATACGGACATCACACAACGGCTGCACAGCACCGGTGGCTCATGtgatggaaaatggaaaaaatgctCACCCGAGTGGCCGTTGTTCTTGATTGTGCCTCTGAAGATCTGCTGGTAGTTGTCGAACCGGAAACGGGTCAGCCGCTCGTCTCTTAAAGTCTTTCTGGTGACGATGTTGATGGGCGACTGGTTTCTTCCTCCACAGTCGGTGTGGGCTTGGTACCAGTTGTTCGGCACTAACACGAGAAAAAGATCAAAGTTACAGAAGTCAGACTGCTGGTTTTCAAGTGAGTGAAAGCACCGAGACCGCACTTATCAGGGTTCGTAATGACCTTCTTTTAGGAGCTGACGTTGGCATTAACGTGTTTTATTGATCGATCTCAATGCTGCTTTTGACACAGATGGGCACTTGATTTTAGTTGAATGTCTGAAGCATTGGGGCACATTGGGTAATAGAGATGGGTTTTAATTATAGATACCTTGTGCGCCTGAAGCCAGCTGTACGTCCTCAATGTATGGAGTACCGCAGTGACTCGTCAGTCTTCTCCATCAATATGTTACCTTTAGATACATTATTTCAAAAGCTAACAATGTTGCAACTGAGCAAACCAAATGTCTTTCttagaaaagttaaaaaaaggtgATCCGAAGTTATTATAATTGGTTCAGATTCTTAAATTTGTAAAATGTCTTCACACTTAGCATCTGTACATCGGGTAACCTTTACATTTCAGAGTCGATTAATGTAATGCTCACCAACAGGAGAAGGCCTGGATGGGATTGTGTCCTGATTATATTTCTGATTTACTAACTCCCTATGAGCCTACGCGCAGCCCTATAGCTCTCTGTGTCTCGATTAGTCATTCCCAAGTCCAGCTGAAACCCAGAGGAGCCTCTTCAATCAAGGCCCCTCGGCTACGGAAACAACCAGCAATCAGGCTGGTGAGCTCTTTATCCTCTTTTAAACACATGATTTTAGAATAGCATTTTCTCAAATAGTTTTATTCTGTGTTTTCCTTgcgtttgttcttttttatttaatttgtgaaattgctttttattttgattgttTGCATTTTATTGCTCTTTACATCTGTTGGATTTATGTCCAATGTGATGCACTTTGTAACTTTGAAGTacctatataaataaagttattgttATGATCAAATACTGTTACACTTCTTGTATTTAAATAAGCTTACCATTGCACTGATGATCACAGGAGAACTGGGACTGATAGcaccaatctgaaacacagacgattcaacatcaacatcaacagcCAATAATGTAAAgatcacaaaacacacactcacacacacacacacacacacacacacacacacacgcgcgcacacacacacacacacacggtatcaGCCTGCTAACCTCTGACACAAGCCTCAGTCTCTATTGTGAGGGCATGATGGGATGTTTCCTCCAAGAATACACTGACAATTGTCCAGCtagattatttgtgtttttacagatgTATCCTttagtattattaataataatatttatattcccCTATAGCCAACAGTGAATTGTTCTCCAATGTATGGGATTGGCTGCTGTTATTCCCGGCCATACAAAGTACAAAGCAATTGTCTTCCTATTCACACAAAAGTTTGTGTTTGAGCTTTATCTTTCCGTGCCATCAGGATAAACAGAGACAATCTTTTGCGTCACATTCTCACGTGTTTGaggatttattaatatttcacaaTTGGTTTGCATGTTTCCACCCCGTACTCAGAGACAAATATCTGCAGCTATCTCACGAATCTAATATTTATGAAAAACACGCGGGGAGGGGCTCCCGCTCTGTTATTCGACCGGTGACTTCTCCCGGTGTTTGTGAAGGAAGTCAGTGGTTGCTTTCGTTGCCATGCTGGTTAGATGTTTCCTCCGGCTCTGCCATGAGAATGGGTACTGAACATAAACACGGGTTGTTGCTTTGGCAGGTGTTTCAGATTGCATTCACTGGTGCCATCATATGTGGAAATGTGTCGTTCTCTGAACTCAGAAATGTGCATTGAGGCCAGGCCACATGTTTTCTCCTGTTTCATAAGCAGAAAGTACATGTATTCAATATGgcaataaagtaaaaaatgtgagtatgttagtatttaatttttatttggCAGCCATAGGTACTTGTTACTATATTTCATACAAATCATATGAGCTATTTACTGAAGTAATATTGTTTGAATCATTAACAAGTCCCCTAATAATTATTAATTGAGGACAATAGTAGAACATGATGAGTTACTGGAACACAGATGAGGGAATCTTACCGAATCATTGGTTTAATCTATCAGACCACTTTTATGAGTTATTCCGACTCTGAACCTGCTGCTGAGCAGCACAcaactaataataacaaattaataacaacaaatgaaTGACTAATTACTGAAACATTAGTTAGCCTATGTTTTGTGTTCCCCTTTTACTTGTATAAAAGTCAATGGATCGGAATACTTCGTCCATCACTATCTATTAGTAGAAATATTTGTGTTGTCCTCGTCGCTTGTTTTTctatcagccaatcagattaCTGTCCGCACAATTCTTGACCAATCGGTGCTCTGCTTTGATCTCTTGTGCACGTGAACAATATGAACGTGTTTCAATGGACCCGAGAACTTTGTCAAGAGAGCAACCTGTGGAAACTGtcgaggagaaaaacaaaagaggacgaaaggaaaacaaatagtCCGCGGATCTTTTCATACCATCGTGTCGTCTGAGTCAGACGTGAACTGTGCTCACGCGGACGCTGCATTTCACACGAAAACACGGTTGGAAAGGAGAGATGAGGCTTGCTCTGCGAGATGGGGCGGAAAGATTCAGGGTCCCCAATTAGTTTTTAAGCACACGCGTTTCTTATATGGCTGCGGGTGTTTATTAGCAATGAAATACACCGACAACTCCATGACAAGGCGCTGAAGGCGAGGACGCTGCACGCGCAGCGGCGCATCAAATAGCAAAGAATGGGCcacaaaaatcacaaaaaaacgatactttatacatttacagttaTATAAACGGTCGTTAAATAACTCAAAAGATCCGGTCAGTTATTATATATTGAAGCTTTGGACTACATTAAAAAGTATCGTCTCTCCCATTGCACGGCCAACCACCCCTCTGCTGTATTCATTCTAGAGGGTTGGTCTGTCTCTTAAAATTGCTTAATTTGACTTCACAACATTTGGAGTATCCCgacattaataataaatcctaattgtgttatatttaaaatatccCCATTTGGAATTcataagaaaaacacatcaggGGAGCGATTGTGCAATGTTCGTCCAAATGTGCGCATTTGTTCCGGGGTGACTATGATTGATCGGACCAAAAGGTTCCGTCACTTCAGCCGCCAGCCGGGTCTCATTTAGCCCTCAGAGAGAACGCAGCGCGCGGGTCTGTTTCTCTGGAGTTAACGCCGCGGAATCACCTGCTGCGAAGCGGCGGTGCGCAGCTCGACGCGTCTGTCTGCCGCAACCAGGACGCAAAGGACCGTCATTGGCTCAGTGTGGTTCTGAGCAGgtgcacgagagagagagagagagagagagagagagagagagagagagagagagagagagagagagagagagagagagagagagagagagaccacagtGGTACTGAGGGAATCTCATATCTGCAGCTTTTGCCTTTGTCTTAGCTGACAGCTTCTCTGAATTTGATCTGCTCTTGAACTCGGAACCCGAGGTGAAAATACAAGTTGCGCATGAGAATGGGGCCATAAGGAGGAATGCGGGGTGCCACGGGGCTTTGGACAGGGCAGGTGCGCATGTGGAGAGCGCCACGCAGGCGCGTTTGGCGCACAGCGAGCCTCTCTGTCTTCTGGGGAGCCGTCGgctcgttttttttgttttttcttccactgcAGAACATCTTTCTGAATCTATTTTTGGAgttctgcctttttttgttgttgttcttctcggGATTTTGCAATAGATCAACTTTCTAATTGAATAGTGACGTggtgtaagaaaagaaaagacaagagaagCAACTTGATCCTTCATGGTCTTATTGAGAAGCGTTCTGATTCATTCACGGTATTGTTCAGTGTTACTAGGAATTAACTATATCTTACATACAGATATTGACAATCAATCACTTTCATTCTTAGATGACATGGCTCCCAGCTTTTGATCAGAAATATAAGAAAGACATAAAAGACAGGGCGTAAATTCTGCAGTAATATTAGAGGATACATATCTATTTATTCAGTTAATTAACCAATTCCCTTTCCTGTTGCAAATGACATGTAAAGAAACCCCGTTGTTTGACATATTGCCCATGAAAAGAAAGCAGCCTTACCTCCAGCTCCGGCGCAGGTTGCCCAACATGATGCCAGGAGAACGGGCAGGATTAGTTGCTGCATGTTGGGGCTGACTCGGCCGAGGGAAGGCAACACAATGACTTCTTTTTTCCAGTGTGATCGCATTCTCGCAGGGGGTCTTCTACTTATCCATCAGCAtacaggaaagaaagagagtggCCCCTCCCCTTTCGAGCATCGTCTCTAATCAAGCTCTTCACTGATAAGAGCTCCAATGACGGGGCCCCATCAACGGGCTCCATGGTGTGCAGGAGCCAAATACAATCTTTAGTCACGGCGTTGATAGAAATACATCCTGGTGATTGGGGAGGTATATGGCCCTGAGGGGAATCTGATGGAGTTAATCATCAATGCGGGGCAGCTCATTGCTCCAGTAACTGGAGGTGGCCCTCAGAAGATTAACTTTGAGGAGATATGAATATGATTGTGAGTGGTCTGAACCTTTTCATCTCTTACGTCCCTGTGTTCCTTTACATTTAAGGTTAGAAATGTCCTTGTATTTCACACGGTCAGTATAGTATACCTGATGTGTCCCAGATTGAAGCTATAGAATGCCTAAAATAGCTTTGCAAAGGAACATGATTAGAGAAGTATTAGCAACAACATGTATGGAGGGAAGAGTGTATTGGACAGCTATTGTGTATGTATTAATACACTATGTTAGTTGTGATTGTGGGGCTAATAACTCTATTATAATGCAGCATATTAAATAAAGCGATCTTGAGTTTTATTCTAAAAAAGGTAACTGGCCTTGAATCAAATGTAGTGCAGTAATAAGTCGAATATTTGTAGTGGACTGGaagtgtaaaaagaaaatactcaaGTACCTGAAATTGTAAGAAAGCAGCAAATGTACTTTTGATTCTCATATAGGAAAGTGTGGGATCTACATTGAAATACAATTCTGGGGTTTGTGCTGACAGATCCACAGCTCAGTGGGGTTTAATGATTCAAACACTGTGAGACCgagcagtaaacacacacacacacacacacacacacacacacacacacacacacacacacacacacacacacaccttcacctgAGGTCTTTGAAAAGGTTTATTTTCACGCCCTATTCATAAATCTGTAGAGTCAGTACAACACTTTGCAAAGACATCTCATCATCTCTCATCAACGAAAGGTTCAAGCTGTcatctttattttcattcagTGAGTGGAAACCTACCCTGAGCTTGAGTTATTGATCATGCTGAGTGAGTACAGGGAGGGACACTAGAATTTGCTCCTAAAAAACACGAGTTAGCGTGCGTTGCTCTTCTTGGGGATATGAGGAAGTGGGCATgatggtctgtgtgtgtaggggaTGATATGTCTTGGATTcatttagagtgtgtgtgcgtgtgcgtgtgtgtgtgtgtgtgtgtgtgtgtgtgtgtgttaataaaaCATGTAGCAATGTACGTTTCCATTACATTCCCTTTTTcgaaggaaaggaaatgagtgTTGattcagaggaggaaggaacTCTACCAGAGAAAAGAAATCCATAATTGTGAAATTATGCAAAGATTTCTTGATTTGATTTTCTAAAAGTGCACCTTGATAGAAAAGCTCCATCTAGTGGGAAAATGGAGGGAAAGCATTGGTGTTTTTTTCAGCTGGTCCATGTGGAGCTTACTGTAGCTGATATACTTTTCGGTCATTTATTTACTAAAAAGCAAAGCATCACATTGTATATGCTCCATAACATCAATTTGACATATTATCAGGGtaaacagtaaaaaataaaagtgtcttGAATATCCAACGGAGaagaacttcttcaatgaaaggTAAAGTTTACTGTACATAGAGCAGCCAAGAAGAAGTGATCtagtattgtttgtgtgtgaagaaCAACATAACGTTGTCTACTACTCCCTGGGATGTCATACTATAGTCGGAAAGCAttgatatgtattatatatagtgGGACAGTCCGCATCAGCTGTTGCCTAATGCTGCATTGTCAGAAATGGGtgcccttttttatttattttgtatatatactctCACAACTGTGCACGAGTGAGAGAGGGGAGACACTGCGATTGCTTTGACCACTGTGTCACCAGCCAAATAATGCCATATGAAAATATATAGGACCACAAAGGACATAGTTAACGGTGCTTCTCAAATGGCAAACCCTGGATCTCTCCAAAGATAAAGGCcctcctcaaggagaagaagagggtctttagatctggcaacaaggaggcgctgaggactgtgcagagggagctgagggtggagatcagggagggtaaagatgtctacaggaccaggatggaggaccagctgcagcagaacaacaccatcggggtctggaagggcctcaagacgatttctgggttcaaggggctcaacaaacagcctgagggggaccataagtgggtgaatgatctgaactcattttttaacagatttgaccagccatcctcccctccccccacccagacctccctgctgcgGCCGCTGCAGCCCCCATCTTTTGCACCCCCTGCGgattattgcccccccccccctccccctgcacctcccccctttctacagcactcggccccccttcacacctctcatactcatactcatactcagcactctacgaccggcaacccacccccactccaacacctcacagcaccacaccccccagcgtgtcccgtcaccaggtgaggaaggaactgaggaggatcaaggtgaggaaggccacgggtccagatggcatcagctcaaggctcctcaaatcctgcgcagatcaactgtgcgggatagcggagcacatcttcaacttgagcttgaggctggggaaagtaccacagctatggaagacatcctgcgtggtaccggtaccaaagaccccgcggcccaaggacctcaacagctataggccggtggcgttgacgtcccacctgatgaagaccctggagaggctggtccttgtccatctccgcccctggtgagctcatccctggacccacttcagttcgcctaccaatctggcatcggggtggatgacgccgtcatcgtcctgctgcagagatgcctctctcacctggaaaaggctggaagcactgtgagagtcatgttctacg from Cyclopterus lumpus isolate fCycLum1 chromosome 14, fCycLum1.pri, whole genome shotgun sequence encodes the following:
- the ca4a gene encoding carbonic anhydrase 4a; this translates as MGRVSPNMQQLILPVLLASCWATCAGAGDWCYQSQFSCDHQCNVPNNWYQAHTDCGGRNQSPINIVTRKTLRDERLTRFRFDNYQQIFRGTIKNNGHSVQVGVPILSTISGGNLPTSYKAVQFHLHWGSNGGPGSEHTIDGEQYPMELHIVHMKHHYTDLTTALSDPQGVAVLGFFYERSNSANRKYEPIIDALQSIKAANGNTSLHSISLAQLIPPEHNLTTYYRYKGSLTTPGCTEAVIWTLFENPIPLSMEQLRAFSELKFHNGKQMVGTFRPVQPLNGRQVFRSGGAVVLATSALLLAAIATALGLSQTN